The Flaviflexus equikiangi genome contains the following window.
ACGGGATCCGCTTCACGCCATGCTCCCGGCTTCGGCGCCGTGTCGCAGTCACCGGATGGTTCCGCGGGAATCCTCCCGATCTCCTACGCGTACCTCCTTCTCATGGGTGGGGAGGGCCTCCGTGTCGCGACGCAGTCCGCGATCCTGGCCGCGAACTATGTGGCGGCGCGTCTCGACAAGTATCTGCCCGTGCTCTATCGGGGCCCAGGAGGACTGGTCGGCCACGAGTGCATCATCGACGTGCGTCCGCTGCGGGACGAGACGGGTATCACCGTCGATGACGTGGCGAAGCGGCTCGTCGACTATGGCTTCCACGCTCCCACCATGTCGTTCCCCGTTCCGGGGACGCTCATGATCGAACCGACGGAGTCGGAGGACCGCGGGGAGATCGACCGTCTCTGCGAGGCGCTGATCGGCATCCATGACGAGGCGCGCAGGGTTGCGGAAGGGGACTGGCCCGCGGACGACAATCCGCTTGTCAACGCTCCCCACACCGCCGCACACGCTCTCGTCGGTGAATGGACTCACCCCTATTCGAGAGAGCAGGCCGTCTATCCGTCGATCGGCTCCGATGTCCTGGCGGAGCCGGGCCTGGCAGCCGCCGCGGCGGCGGGCAAGTACTGGCCCCCGGTGCGTCGAATCGATGGACCGTACGGTGACCGGAACCTCGTCTGCTCGTGCCCGCCGATCGAGGATTACGTGTGACGGCATAGGGGTCGACGCAGAAAGTCACTGTTCCCATACCCGGAGTTTTCGGGTATGGGAACAAAACTGCGATGAATGGCGTTGTTCATTGACAGGTCCTCTAATAGTCGAAGACCGTCCTCTACTTTGGAAGGTAATCTGTGTCTGAAGCGACAACGGCAACCACCCCGTCCACCGACGATAAGGAGGATGTCGGCACCTCAGCGCGCCGTACCACCAGGAAGACCGCGAAAAAGCCTGCGACCGCAGCGACGAAGAAGACGGGCGCAGCGGCGAAGGCCGCAAAGCCCGCAGCGAAGCGGACAACCTCCAAGAAGGCGAAGCCGGCAGCGGAAGATATCGCCAAGCCGACGTCTTCCGACGAGATCGATTCCGCCGCAAGCCCCGATATCGAGGATGTCGACATCGTCGTGGAGGACGTTGTCGAGGTCGAACTCGTCGATGATGAGGACGTCGACGACGATATCGAGGTCGCCGATGCTGACGATGAGGACGAGGACGACGCCAAGTCGAAGGACGACGACGCCGCGACGCCTCGTAGCCTCCGTCACGCTGAGGAGCGTCCGGGCCAGTTCGTGGTGAAAGATTCCGACAGTGGGGATGAGCCGGCTCAGCGTATCCATGTTGCGGGTGCCACGGCGGACCCGGTCAAGGACTATCTCAAGCAGATCGGCAAGGTTGCTCTCCTCACGGCTGAGGAAGAGGTTGAGCTCGCTCGCCGCATCGAGACAGGCCTGTACGCGAACTATATCCTCACCGAGGTCCCTGAGAAGATCAAGGACAAGGCCTACGAGCGCAGGCTGAAATGGATGGTCCGCGACGGCCAGCTCGCCAAGAACCATCTCCTCGAGGCGAACCTTCGTCTCGTCGTGTCTCTCGCCAAGCGCTACACGGGTCGCGGCATGCTGTTCCTCGACCTGATCCAGGAGGGGAACCTGGGTCTTGTCCGTGCTGTCGAGAAGTTCGACTACACGAAGGGCTTCAAGTTCTCGACCTACGCGACGTGGTGGATTCGCCAGGCCATCACACGAGCGATGGCGGACCAGGCACGCACCATCCGCATCCCCGTCCATATGGTCGAGGTCATCAACAAGCTCGCCCGCGTCCAGCGTCAGATGCTCCAGGATCTCGGCCATGAGCCGACGACCGAGCAGCTCGCGAAAGAACTCGACATGACCGAGGAGAAGGTTATCGAGGTTCAGAAGTACGGCCGTGAGCCGATCTCCCTGCACACTCCGCTCGGAGAAGACGGAGACTCCGAGTTCGGCGATCTCATCGAAGACTCCGAAGCGGTCGTCCCGACTGACCGCGTCGCCCACATCCTGCTCCAGGAGCAGATCCACCAGGTCCTCGACACCCTCTCGGAGCGCGAGGCAGGCGTGATCACGATGCGCTTCGGCATCAACGATGGTCAGCCGAAGACACTCGACGAGATCGGCAAGAAATATGGCGTGACGCGTGAGCGGATTCGCCAGATCGAATCGAAGACCATGTCGAAGCTTCGCCACCCCTCCCGCTCCCAGGTCTTGCGGGACTACCTCGACTAGCGGGACTACCTCGACTAGAGGGAGGAGAGGTCAGCGACCTCGAGCCAATCCAGTGAACGCGCCGCACCTGCGGCGCGTTTCCATTCGGCAGGCAAGACCACTCGACCATCACGGTCCCTCGCCTCATCCGCGCACCGTCGGCCCGCTGTCTCCGCCTGGAGGTAGTGGGCGAGGAGGGCGGCCGAGCACCTCGCGTCGTCGATCGCGCGATGGGTGGGCGAGATCGTGATCCCGGCGCGGTCGACGCAGGCCGCCAGAGAGTGCCTGCCCGGAGGGAGATAGATCCGCGACTGGTCCATGGTGCACACCGCCGCGGATCGGGGAATGCCGACGGGGTAGAGGGAGCGTTTGAACTCGGCGTTGAGGAACTCCAGGTCGAAGGACACGTTGTGTCCGACAATGATCGTCCCTGCCAGGCGGTCGACGAGCGATGGAAGGGCTTCGGAGAACGTCGGCGCGTCCGCAACCGAGTCGTCGGTGATGCCGTGGATGAACGTCGCGCCGACGGGCCTTCCCGGATTGACGAGAGTCGACCACGTTCCGGTTGTCTCACCATCGGGGGTGAGCGTGAGGATAGCGATCTCGAGGATGCGCTCGGTCCACGGCGTCAGACCTGTCGTCTCAACGTCAATCACCGAATAGTCCACGCGCCCAGTCTCCTCCTGTCGGGTGCCGATCCTCAACTTGTAACCCCCAACCTAGGCCATCGCCCAGGCACAAGTTGGGCCACAAGCGAACTCTCGTGGACATGGGGAAGAAAACGGGTGCACCTGTGGTTGTATGGGAATGTGAGTACTACAGTCATTGATCCAGTCCAGCTGACCGCCAGCGATCGCTGCGACGCATGCGGGGCCAGGGCATACGTCCGGGTCGAGCTCGAGTCAGGCTCCCTGCTTTTCTGCGGGCACCACGCGAACCAGCATCTCGACAAGCTTTCATCGACCGCGAAGCACATTCACGATGAGAGGTCCCTCCTGTCCGAGGAGAGCGCGAGCTAACTCGCTCCACTAGCACGTCCACCGTACGGGCCGATCTTTCGATCGGTCCGTACTTTTTCACATTGGCGGGCCGATGAGCGGGTCGCGGCGAGTTCTCGCCTACTATCGAACGGTGCCTGAATATACAGCTCGACATCTCTCCGTCCTCGAAGGCCTCGAGGCGGTCCGCAAGCGACCCGGCATGTACATCGGGTCGACGGACTCTCGCGGCCTCATGCACTGCCTCTGGGAAATTATCGACAACGC
Protein-coding sequences here:
- a CDS encoding RNA polymerase sigma factor translates to MSEATTATTPSTDDKEDVGTSARRTTRKTAKKPATAATKKTGAAAKAAKPAAKRTTSKKAKPAAEDIAKPTSSDEIDSAASPDIEDVDIVVEDVVEVELVDDEDVDDDIEVADADDEDEDDAKSKDDDAATPRSLRHAEERPGQFVVKDSDSGDEPAQRIHVAGATADPVKDYLKQIGKVALLTAEEEVELARRIETGLYANYILTEVPEKIKDKAYERRLKWMVRDGQLAKNHLLEANLRLVVSLAKRYTGRGMLFLDLIQEGNLGLVRAVEKFDYTKGFKFSTYATWWIRQAITRAMADQARTIRIPVHMVEVINKLARVQRQMLQDLGHEPTTEQLAKELDMTEEKVIEVQKYGREPISLHTPLGEDGDSEFGDLIEDSEAVVPTDRVAHILLQEQIHQVLDTLSEREAGVITMRFGINDGQPKTLDEIGKKYGVTRERIRQIESKTMSKLRHPSRSQVLRDYLD
- a CDS encoding 3'-5' exonuclease; this encodes MIDVETTGLTPWTERILEIAILTLTPDGETTGTWSTLVNPGRPVGATFIHGITDDSVADAPTFSEALPSLVDRLAGTIIVGHNVSFDLEFLNAEFKRSLYPVGIPRSAAVCTMDQSRIYLPPGRHSLAACVDRAGITISPTHRAIDDARCSAALLAHYLQAETAGRRCADEARDRDGRVVLPAEWKRAAGAARSLDWLEVADLSSL
- a CDS encoding DUF7455 domain-containing protein; protein product: MSTTVIDPVQLTASDRCDACGARAYVRVELESGSLLFCGHHANQHLDKLSSTAKHIHDERSLLSEESAS